A genomic window from Punica granatum isolate Tunisia-2019 chromosome 2, ASM765513v2, whole genome shotgun sequence includes:
- the LOC116194233 gene encoding MDIS1-interacting receptor like kinase 2-like, with amino-acid sequence MFLKLWYFHFFLLINILFNSTSSAIFSNQYQTQEAEALLKWKNSLSLDTGPSSYGALSSWALSADNGTTPCSWEGIGCNYSGRVASINLTNIGLRGTLHEFNFSSLPAMSSLDLHDNELSGEIPPRIFTSLPNLTLLNLGFNQFSGYIPQAVGKLSKLNVLSLSNNLLVGSIPPSVGNLTNLSLLHLASNHFSGSIPPEIGNLKSLVELRLNLNNLTGWIPASIGNLTGLKVLSLYGNQLSGPLPREINNLTNLTLFFLSNNTISGFLPKNICQGGILEDFCASNNRFTGTVPKGLKNCTSLTRLRLDRNNLVGNISEDFGIYPNLDYVDLSYNNFRGEISPDWGKCRVLTSLKISNNYITGEIPEEIAQSSLLHFLDLSSNLLEGRIKSELGNLRSLFNLTLSHNNLSGEIPQAIGTLPDLAYLDLAGNSLTGPIPRTLGDCLKMLYLNLSRNNLDGSIPEEFGKLLSLQMGLDLSKNSLSGEIPSQIGNLIKLEVLNISYNHLVGPIPSTFDNLDSLRSVDVSHNSLEGPLPNNKAFQEMPIQSFEGNKGLCTNDHTPAGLTICPVAIKNGEDSKRGRILLVMVPIAGASVILAILVGVLYACCHEKAITGARRASGDSSQNGNNLFDIWSYDGKLVYGDINEATEGFDSKYCIGTGGSGSVYKAELSTGQVVAVKRLHSFYQCRDRRTFESEIQVLNKTLHRNIVKLLGFCAREEKSILVYEYLSRGSLGNILRNKAEAMELDWDKRVNVIKGVANAIHYMHYDCSPPVIHRDISSSNVLLDSDFEAHVSDFGTARLLKFDSWTWTGVAGTYGYIAPELAYTMKVTEKCDVYSFGVVALETLMGRHPAEMMCSIASSSPGPQSSPSSSSAMLSLLQEYTEHMPLEDMLDERLPAPRPETIEEIATIVRLAFACLNSNPQLRPTMQQVSRELSTHKISRSKSLERTEQLEEDDFSR; translated from the exons ATGTTCCTAAAGCTTTGGTACTTCCATTTTTTCCTTCTCATCAACATTCTATTCAATTCCACTTCTTCTGCCATCTTCTCCAACCAATACCAAACACAGGAAGCTGAAGCTCTCCTGAAATGGAAAAACAGCCTCAGCCTGGATACCGGTCCGTCGAGTTACGGAGCCCTCTCTTCGTGGGCCCTCTCCGCTGATAATGGCACCACCCCATGTTCTTGGGAAGGGATCGGGTGCAACTACTCGGGACGGGTCGCATCCATTAACCTCACCAATATCGGCCTTAGAGGTACACTGCACGAATTCAACTTCTCTTCCTTGCCCGCCATGTCCTCTCTTGATCTTCACGACAACGAACTCTCCGGTGAAATCCCTCCTCGGATTTTCACCAGCCTACCCAACCTCACCCTCCTCAACTTGGGTTTCAATCAGTTCAGCGGATACATTCCTCAGGCAGTGGGGAAATTGAGTAAACTCAATGTGTTGAGCCTATCCAACAATCTCCTCGTTGGTTCCATTCCTCCTAGTGTTGGAAACTTGACCAACCTCTCTCTCCTTCACCTAGCCAGTAATCATTTTTCGGGGTCCATCCCGCCGGAAATTGGAAATCTTAAGTCCCTCGTCGAGCTGCGGTTGAACCTGAACAATCTCACGGGCTGGATACCTGCTTCCATAGGCAACTTGACTGGCCTAAAGGTCTTGTCTCTCTATGGTAACCAGCTTTCCGGTCCATTGCCTCGAGAGATTAATAACCTCACGAACTTGACCTTGTTCTTCCTGTCCAACAACACCATTTCCGGTTTCCTTCCCAAAAATATTTGCCAGGGAGGTATCCTTGAAGATTTTTGTGCCAGCAATAATCGCTTCACGGGCACTGTTCCGAAGGGACTGAAGAATTGCACCAGCCTAACACGGCTCCGACTGGATAGGAACAACCTTGTGGGGAACATATCCGAGGATTTTGGGATATATCCTAACCTCGACTATGTTGACCTGAGCTACAACAATTTCCGGGGCGAGATTTCCCCGGACTGGGGAAAGTGCAGGGTCCTCACGAGCTTGAAgatctcgaataattacattaCCGGTGAAATACCCGAAGAGATTGCGCAATCATCTCTTCTGCATTTTCTCGACCTTTCCTCGAACCTCCTCGAGGGTAGGATTAAGAGTGAGTTGGGAAACCTGAGGTCACTGTTCAACTTGACTCTAAGTCACAACAATCTTTCGGGCGAAATCCCGCAGGCAATAGGCACCTTGCCGGACTTGGCCTACCTTGACTTGGCAGGAAACAGCCTCACCGGCCCAATACCCAGGACGCTCGGGGATTGCTTGAAGATGCTGTACTTGAACCTGAGCCGAAACAATCTTGACGGAAGTATTCCTGAAGAGTTTGGCAAGTTGCTGTCCCTACAAATGGGATTGGATCTCAGCAAGAACTCACTGTCAGGGGAAATTCCAAGTCAAATTGGGAACCTCATTAAATTGGAAGTCTTGAACATTTCCTATAATCATTTGGTCGGTCCAATCCCTTCCACATTTGATAATTTGGACAGCCTTAGATCGGTTGATGTGTCCCACAACAGCTTGGAGGGTCCTTTACCGAACAACAAAGCCTTCCAGGAAATGCCAATCCAATCCTTTGAAGGCAACAAGGGCCTTTGCACAAATGACCATACTCCTGCCGGCTTAACGATTTGCCCGGTTGCAATAAAAAATGGTGAAGACAGCAAACGGGGTCGCATACTTCTGGTCATGGTCCCCATCGCCGGGGCTTCGGTCATTCTGGCCATACTGGTAGGGGTTCTGTATGCATGTTGCCATGAAAAGGCTATAACTGGGGCCAGGAGGGCGTCAGGCGATTCGAGTCAAAATGGGAATAACCTCTTTGACATCTGGAGCTACGATGGGAAGCTGGTCTATGGGGACATCAATGAAGCGACGGAAGGGTTCGACTCCAAGTACTGCATCGGAACTGGAGGTAGTGGCAGCGTGTACAAGGCAGAGCTGTCGACAGGCCAAGTAGTGGCGGTCAAGAGGCTCCACAGTTTCTACCAATGCAGGGACAGAAGGACGTTCGAGAGTGAGATCCAAGTCCTGAACAAGACACTGCACCGGAATATCGTGAAGCTCCTTGGCTTCTGCGCACGAGAGGAAAAGTCGATCCTAGTCTACGAGTATCTGTCCAGGGGGAGCCTAGGGAATATCCTGAGGAACAAGGCGGAGGCAATGGAGCTTGACTGGGACAAGAGGGTTAATGTGATCAAAGGAGTTGCTAATGCCATCCATTACATGCATTATGATTGCTCGCCTCCTGTGATTCACAGAGACATCTCGTCGAGCAACGTCTTGCTGGACAGTGACTTCGAGGCTCATGTCTCTGATTTCGGGACCGCTCGGCTCTTGAAGTTTGATTCGTGGACTTGGACTGGTGTTGCTGGGACTTATGGCTACATTGCTCCAG AACTTGCCTACACAATGAAGGTCACGGAAAAGTGCGACGTATACAGCTTCGGAGTGGTGGCACTAGAAACGCTAATGGGCCGACATCCCGCAGAAATGATGTGCTCTATCGCGTCTTCATCGCCAGGGCCCCAATCATCCCCTTCTTCATCATCAGCCATGCTGTCTTTGTTGCAAGAGTACACCGAGCATATGCCATTAGAAGACATGCTAGACGAGCGCCTCCCAGCTCCTCGTCCAGAAACGATCGAAGAAATAGCAACAATAGTGAGACTGGCTTTCGCGTGCTTGAATTCAAATCCACAGCTCAGACCAACCATGCAGCAAGTTTCACGGGAGTTGTCAACTCATAAGATCTCTCGCTCAAAGTCACTAGAAAGAACCGAACAGCTAGAAGAGGATGATTTCAGCCGTTAA
- the LOC116194234 gene encoding CD2 antigen cytoplasmic tail-binding protein 2 isoform X3 translates to MDRPKRVRFPKGKKVKPVDEGASKNLAPEEAGPVDLTNPRFASKERAKRRTQITADLLSEESRGALNDISAAEVTYEDNENFVDDGIQLEPFNLDKERQEGYFDAQGNFVEYVSEKEIKDAWLDSIEVDTKLASKIPVSTVTEDDKPELSSDDIGRIKRRIADSLLPGETVLQALRRLKGNSNNRKEKMSAETKHLFDQLTEDAAMLMEHGEYNVYHEQQEVFEREAEGYERLARARAGETDVIADGTKPAGTNGGLSSSILDDTAVEPSNPSVSTAQISTDGADEYDMFAEDENTATRPSSEGSNPVPRDTGAVGESGDSQGDYVYDEASGYYYSSSLGYYYDPSTGLYCSAATGQWYSFNEETGTYEEIPAEPVASNVT, encoded by the exons ATGGACAGGCCAAAAAGGGTCAGGTTTCCAAAAGGCAAGAAGGTGAAGCCAGTAGATGAAGGGGCGAGCAAAAACCTCGCGCCTGAAGAAGCGGGCCCAGTTGATCTCACGAACCCTCGGTTCGCTTCTAAAGAGCGTGCAAAACGCCGGACCCAGATAACTGCAGACCTCTTAAGTGAAGAAAGCAGAGGTGCCCTCAATGACATTTCAGCTGCTGAAGTTACTTATGAG GACAATGAGAACTTTGTTGATGATGGGATCCAATTAGAACCTTTCAATTTGGATAAAGAGAGGCAAGAAGGTTACTTTGATGCGCAGGGAAATTTTGTGGAATATGTCAGTGAAAAGGAAATTAAG GATGCATGGCTTGATAGTATTGAAGTTGATACGAAGTTGGCCTCCAAGATCCCTGTTTCGACAGTGACTGAAGATGATAAGCCTGAGCTTTCATCTGATGATATTGGGAGGATTAAAAGGCGGATTGCTGACTCTCTTCTGCCAGGAGAAACT GTTTTGCAAGCCTTAAGACGGTTGAAGGGGAACTCAAATAATAGGAAGGAGAAGATGTCGGCTGAGACGAAACATCTGTTTGACCAACTGACAGAAGATGCAGCAATGCTCATGGAGCATGGAGAATACA ATGTTTATCATGAACAGCAGGAAGTTTTTGAGCGTGAGGCAG AAGGATATGAAAGATTAGCTAGAGCAAGAGCTGGGGAGACAGATGTTATCGCAGACGGCACTAAACCTGCAGGAACAAATGGCGGGTTGTCGTCTTCTATCCTAGATGATACGGCAGTGGAACCCTCAAACCCTAGTGTATCTACAGCACAGATATCAACTGATGGTGCTGATGAATACGATATGTTTGCCGAAGATGAAAATACTGCTACAAGGCCATCCTCAGAAGGGAGTAATCCAGTCCCTCGTGATACTGGTGCAGTTGGTGAGA GTGGAGATTCGCAGGGTGATTATGTGTATGATGAGGCTTCAGG GTACTACTACAGCAGTAGTCTGGGCTATTACTATGACCCGTCGACTGGGCTCTATTGTTCTGCAGCTACTGGACAGTG GTACTCATTTAACGAAGAAACGGGCACTTATGAAGAAATCCCGGCCGAGCCAGTGGCATCTAATGTAACCTGA
- the LOC116194234 gene encoding CD2 antigen cytoplasmic tail-binding protein 2 isoform X1 yields the protein MEGSQSRTRSSRKRSFLEEDDDSHSNKPPAPKRVRFPKGKKVKPVDEGASKNLAPEEAGPVDLTNPRFASKERAKRRTQITADLLSEESRGALNDISAAEVTYEDNENFVDDGIQLEPFNLDKERQEGYFDAQGNFVEYVSEKEIKDAWLDSIEVDTKLASKIPVSTVTEDDKPELSSDDIGRIKRRIADSLLPGETVLQALRRLKGNSNNRKEKMSAETKHLFDQLTEDAAMLMEHGEYNVYHEQQEVFEREAEGYERLARARAGETDVIADGTKPAGTNGGLSSSILDDTAVEPSNPSVSTAQISTDGADEYDMFAEDENTATRPSSEGSNPVPRDTGAVGESGDSQGDYVYDEASGYYYSSSLGYYYDPSTGLYCSAATGQWYSFNEETGTYEEIPAEPVASNVT from the exons ATGGAGGGAAGCCAGTCGCGTACGAGGAGCTCGCGTAAGCGTTCCTTCTTAGAAGAGGATGACGATTCTCACTCCAATAAACCTCCTGC GCCAAAAAGGGTCAGGTTTCCAAAAGGCAAGAAGGTGAAGCCAGTAGATGAAGGGGCGAGCAAAAACCTCGCGCCTGAAGAAGCGGGCCCAGTTGATCTCACGAACCCTCGGTTCGCTTCTAAAGAGCGTGCAAAACGCCGGACCCAGATAACTGCAGACCTCTTAAGTGAAGAAAGCAGAGGTGCCCTCAATGACATTTCAGCTGCTGAAGTTACTTATGAG GACAATGAGAACTTTGTTGATGATGGGATCCAATTAGAACCTTTCAATTTGGATAAAGAGAGGCAAGAAGGTTACTTTGATGCGCAGGGAAATTTTGTGGAATATGTCAGTGAAAAGGAAATTAAG GATGCATGGCTTGATAGTATTGAAGTTGATACGAAGTTGGCCTCCAAGATCCCTGTTTCGACAGTGACTGAAGATGATAAGCCTGAGCTTTCATCTGATGATATTGGGAGGATTAAAAGGCGGATTGCTGACTCTCTTCTGCCAGGAGAAACT GTTTTGCAAGCCTTAAGACGGTTGAAGGGGAACTCAAATAATAGGAAGGAGAAGATGTCGGCTGAGACGAAACATCTGTTTGACCAACTGACAGAAGATGCAGCAATGCTCATGGAGCATGGAGAATACA ATGTTTATCATGAACAGCAGGAAGTTTTTGAGCGTGAGGCAG AAGGATATGAAAGATTAGCTAGAGCAAGAGCTGGGGAGACAGATGTTATCGCAGACGGCACTAAACCTGCAGGAACAAATGGCGGGTTGTCGTCTTCTATCCTAGATGATACGGCAGTGGAACCCTCAAACCCTAGTGTATCTACAGCACAGATATCAACTGATGGTGCTGATGAATACGATATGTTTGCCGAAGATGAAAATACTGCTACAAGGCCATCCTCAGAAGGGAGTAATCCAGTCCCTCGTGATACTGGTGCAGTTGGTGAGA GTGGAGATTCGCAGGGTGATTATGTGTATGATGAGGCTTCAGG GTACTACTACAGCAGTAGTCTGGGCTATTACTATGACCCGTCGACTGGGCTCTATTGTTCTGCAGCTACTGGACAGTG GTACTCATTTAACGAAGAAACGGGCACTTATGAAGAAATCCCGGCCGAGCCAGTGGCATCTAATGTAACCTGA
- the LOC116194234 gene encoding CD2 antigen cytoplasmic tail-binding protein 2 isoform X2 — translation MEGSQSRTRSSRKRSFLEEDDDSHSNKPPAPKRVRFPKGKKVKPVDEGASKNLAPEEAGPVDLTNPRFASKERAKRRTQITADLLSEESRGALNDISAAEVTYEDNENFVDDGIQLEPFNLDKERQEGYFDAQGNFVEYVSEKEIKDAWLDSIEVDTKLASKIPVSTVTEDDKPELSSDDIGRIKRRIADSLLPGETVLQALRRLKGNSNNRKEKMSAETKHLFDQLTEDAAMLMEHGEYNVYHEQQEVFEREAEGYERLARARAGETDVIADGTKPAGTNGGLSSSILDDTAVEPSNPSVSTAQISTDGADEYDMFAEDENTATRPSSEGSNPVPRDTGAVGGDSQGDYVYDEASGYYYSSSLGYYYDPSTGLYCSAATGQWYSFNEETGTYEEIPAEPVASNVT, via the exons ATGGAGGGAAGCCAGTCGCGTACGAGGAGCTCGCGTAAGCGTTCCTTCTTAGAAGAGGATGACGATTCTCACTCCAATAAACCTCCTGC GCCAAAAAGGGTCAGGTTTCCAAAAGGCAAGAAGGTGAAGCCAGTAGATGAAGGGGCGAGCAAAAACCTCGCGCCTGAAGAAGCGGGCCCAGTTGATCTCACGAACCCTCGGTTCGCTTCTAAAGAGCGTGCAAAACGCCGGACCCAGATAACTGCAGACCTCTTAAGTGAAGAAAGCAGAGGTGCCCTCAATGACATTTCAGCTGCTGAAGTTACTTATGAG GACAATGAGAACTTTGTTGATGATGGGATCCAATTAGAACCTTTCAATTTGGATAAAGAGAGGCAAGAAGGTTACTTTGATGCGCAGGGAAATTTTGTGGAATATGTCAGTGAAAAGGAAATTAAG GATGCATGGCTTGATAGTATTGAAGTTGATACGAAGTTGGCCTCCAAGATCCCTGTTTCGACAGTGACTGAAGATGATAAGCCTGAGCTTTCATCTGATGATATTGGGAGGATTAAAAGGCGGATTGCTGACTCTCTTCTGCCAGGAGAAACT GTTTTGCAAGCCTTAAGACGGTTGAAGGGGAACTCAAATAATAGGAAGGAGAAGATGTCGGCTGAGACGAAACATCTGTTTGACCAACTGACAGAAGATGCAGCAATGCTCATGGAGCATGGAGAATACA ATGTTTATCATGAACAGCAGGAAGTTTTTGAGCGTGAGGCAG AAGGATATGAAAGATTAGCTAGAGCAAGAGCTGGGGAGACAGATGTTATCGCAGACGGCACTAAACCTGCAGGAACAAATGGCGGGTTGTCGTCTTCTATCCTAGATGATACGGCAGTGGAACCCTCAAACCCTAGTGTATCTACAGCACAGATATCAACTGATGGTGCTGATGAATACGATATGTTTGCCGAAGATGAAAATACTGCTACAAGGCCATCCTCAGAAGGGAGTAATCCAGTCCCTCGTGATACTGGTGCAGTTG GTGGAGATTCGCAGGGTGATTATGTGTATGATGAGGCTTCAGG GTACTACTACAGCAGTAGTCTGGGCTATTACTATGACCCGTCGACTGGGCTCTATTGTTCTGCAGCTACTGGACAGTG GTACTCATTTAACGAAGAAACGGGCACTTATGAAGAAATCCCGGCCGAGCCAGTGGCATCTAATGTAACCTGA
- the LOC116194236 gene encoding uncharacterized protein LOC116194236 isoform X2, translating to MDRSHHESDGDVLQLGVPPEDPTQESRLRRRGDLRKSLPHGRTGPHHQGSSSQSQVLQQRVETLERELDAAITAAAHARSEKRQAEAAQKAAELRAQDVTKELENTTKVFELHMEELRAKQEEIAKRDNDIKLLEAIIQTLGGKESQS from the exons ATGGACAGGAGCCATCACGAATCTGACGGAGATGTCCTCCAACTTGGAGTCCCTCCAGAAGATCCTACTCAAGAAAGCCGTCTTCGTCGACGAGGAGACCTTCGCAAGAGCCTCCCTCACGGCCGAACAGGCCCGCACCATCAAGGTTCCTCCTCTCAATCCCAA GTGCTTCAACAAAGGGTGGAGACCTTAGAAAGAGAACTTGATGCTGCCATTACAGCTGCTGCCCATGCTCGATCAGAGAAACGTCAGGCTGAGGCAGCTCAGAAGGCTGCAGAATTGCGTGCCCAAGATGTCACGAAGGAGCTTGAGAACACCACTA AGGTATTTGAATTGCACATGGAAGAGCTGCGAGCAAAGCAAGAAGAGATCGCTAAAAGGGATAACGATATCAAACTCCTCGAAGCTATAATTCAGACTCTCGGCGGTAAAGAATCACAGTCATGA
- the LOC116194236 gene encoding uncharacterized protein LOC116194236 isoform X1, protein MAEGREGGRRKEKKTTTMEEEKGKGNERWTGAITNLTEMSSNLESLQKILLKKAVFVDEETFARASLTAEQARTIKVLQQRVETLERELDAAITAAAHARSEKRQAEAAQKAAELRAQDVTKELENTTKVFELHMEELRAKQEEIAKRDNDIKLLEAIIQTLGGKESQS, encoded by the exons ATGGCTGAGGGAAGGGAAGGAGgaaggaggaaggagaagaagacgacgacaatggaggaggagaaggggaaaggGAACGAGAGATGGACAGGAGCCATCACGAATCTGACGGAGATGTCCTCCAACTTGGAGTCCCTCCAGAAGATCCTACTCAAGAAAGCCGTCTTCGTCGACGAGGAGACCTTCGCAAGAGCCTCCCTCACGGCCGAACAGGCCCGCACCATCAAG GTGCTTCAACAAAGGGTGGAGACCTTAGAAAGAGAACTTGATGCTGCCATTACAGCTGCTGCCCATGCTCGATCAGAGAAACGTCAGGCTGAGGCAGCTCAGAAGGCTGCAGAATTGCGTGCCCAAGATGTCACGAAGGAGCTTGAGAACACCACTA AGGTATTTGAATTGCACATGGAAGAGCTGCGAGCAAAGCAAGAAGAGATCGCTAAAAGGGATAACGATATCAAACTCCTCGAAGCTATAATTCAGACTCTCGGCGGTAAAGAATCACAGTCATGA
- the LOC116194235 gene encoding uncharacterized protein LOC116194235, producing MSLSLLQGYSSAEEEAEDDAGQLRNSSDDEDGDESGRPVRSYSSLPEATRPSRESGLPSAFDAFSEISGPPEFLNNSVQEQPSGADGDQQMWRHGRRRNRRDKKDLPSGAVMEAKPQLVGIHERVRSDVDGGTGTQLPTPSIPKEGKRVATATNPNAEDAAELLRMCLQCGIPKTYSNARGMVCPMCGDRPKTDTSSEPKKKGSTIKDKEKSKRMKGQSSHANWKSETEMQLRQQFD from the exons ATGAGCTTGTCTCTTCTTCAGGGCTACTCCTCGGCGGAAGAAGAGGCGGAAGACGACGCCGGTCAGCTCCGCAATTCTTCCGACGACGAAGACGGTGACGAATCCGGCCGCCCGGTCAGGTCCTACTCCTCTCTCCCGGAGGCTACCCGGCCGTCCCGTGAGTCGGGGCTTCCCTCCGCGTTCGATGCATTCTCCGAG ATTTCAGGACCACCGGAATTCCTAAACAATTCTGTTCAAGAACAGCCATCTGGTGCAGATGGCGACCAACAGATGTGGAGGCATGGGCGTCGCAGGAACCGTAGAGACAAGAAAGATCTGCCTTCTG GTGCTGTCATGGAGGCAAAACCCCAGCTAGTCGGTATTCACGAACGTGTAAGAAGTGATGTAGATGGTGGTACTGGTACTCAACTACCAACCCCATCGATCCCAAAAGAAGGTAAACGTGTGGCAACTGCAACCAACCCGAATGCAGAAGATGCTGCAGAATTGCTGAG GATGTGCTTACAATGTGGGATACCCAAAACCTACTCCAATGCACGGGGAATGGTGTGCCCCATGTGTGGTGATCGTCCTAAAACCGATACTAGCTCGGAGCCCAAGAAGAAAGGATCAACCATCAAAGACAAGGAGAAAAGCAAGAGAATGAAGGGCCAATCTTCTCATGCTAATTGGAAGAGTGAAACCGAGATGCAACTCCGCCAACAGTTTGATTAG
- the LOC116197207 gene encoding annexin D2-like, with protein MSSCSMQSSKQHVLVCEYMHCYFSGNCEINQQKLVEILAKKSSQELEMIHKTYTALFGRDLLHVISGNQRSNTLCRVAYLRLVEPKTRDAEILRSSLFGGSLNLNTVIEIICTRSSSELHGIKQRYRVRYQSDLEKDVATKISGSFSEILVAVCKSSHCHNYKADTGMALCDAKTLYEAVESGKTLDKRTITTLLSRRNTAQIKAILLSYKQLYGHEFSKSIKNPSKCGQFGWELRVVIRCIQYPEKFFAKQLRMKNADAREMLIRVVITRSGLDIRGINRALAAKRAGSLENLVRREFNGSAKGSLVNEVVAAILLELVKA; from the exons ATGAGCAGCTGCTCTATGCAAAGCTCAAAGCAGCACGTGCTAGTATGTGAATATATGCATTGTTATTTTTCAG GAAATTGTGAGATCAACCAGCAAAAGCTTGTGGAGATACTTGCTAAAAAGAGTTCGCAAGAGCTCGAGATGATACATAAAACCTATACTGCTCTATTCGGTCGTGACCTCCTCCACGTAATCTCTGGCAACCAAAGAAGCAACACATTATGC CGAGTCGCTTACCTGCGCCTGGTTGAGCCAAAGACCCGAGATGCCGAGATTCTTCGGAGCTCTCTTTTTGGAGGGAGTTTAAATCTCAACACGGTCATTGAGATAATATGCACGCGTTCTTCCTCCGAGCTTCATGGCATCAAGCAGCGTTACCGTGTTCGATACCAGTCTGATCTCGAAAAAGATGTAGCCACAAAAATCAGTGGCAGCTTCTCGGAG ATTTTGGTCGCAGTTTGCAAGTCGAGCCACTGCCACAACTACAAGGCGGACACAGGTATGGCACTGTGCGATGCTAAGACTCTCTACGAAGCTGTCGAGAGCGGGAAGACCCTAGACAAGAGGACTATCACGACACTCTTGAGCAGAAGGAATACTGCTCAGATCAAAGCGATCCTCCTCTCCTACAAGCAGCTGTACGGGCACGAGTTCTCCAAGTCGATCAAGAACCCGAGCAAGTGCGGGCAGTTTGGGTGGGAACTGAGGGTTGTTATCCGGTGCATTCAGTATCCGGAGAAGTTCTTTGCGAAGCAGCTGAGGATGAAGAATGCCGATGCTCGGGAGATGCTTATACGGGTGGTGATCACTCGGTCGGGACTAGACATCCGAGGCATAAACAGGGCTCTTGCTGCGAAGAGGGCCGGGTCACTCGAGAACCTCGTGAGGAGGGAGTTCAACGGCAGTGCTAAAGGTAGTTTGGTCAATGAAGTTGTAGCAGCCATTCTGCTTGAGCTGGTTAAAGCTTGA
- the LOC116197206 gene encoding uncharacterized CRM domain-containing protein At3g25440, chloroplastic: MLAAASSSSIRASARKLSRLITQRDCIIWSCFGTNESCLSTSPVAYMFLEVHGQEIPVERRGYRAVRLHQEPHLSSVSKDPALVQRLNSFAPCGAAVKWLQARQMSIASIALKADDDVVRFSIGKPPDGRGSSRKEKKMRWAKKSRKAKLNELRLYRLKAKKKINSPNPEVRIRYKLEKAKRKEAWLIEKLRKYDVPKAPVETYDPEILTEEEKHYLKRTGEKKRNYVPVGRRGVFGGVVLNMHLHWKKHETVKVICKPCKPGQIHEYAEELARLSRGIVIDIKPNNTIIFYRGKNYVQPEVMSPPDTLSKAKALEKYRYEQSLEHTSQFIEKLEKELEEYHEHLARYRKEKEQAAPVSGVNS; this comes from the exons ATGTTAGcggctgcttcttcttcttcaatcaGAGCCAGTGCTCGTAAACTCTCTCGATTGATTACACAGAG GGATTGTATTATTTGGTCTTGTTTTGGTACAAATGAATCATGTCTGTCCACATCGCCCGTGGCTTATATGTTTCTGGAGGTGCACGGTCAGGAAATTCCAGTGGAGAGGAGGGGTTACAGGGCAGTGAGGCTTCATCAAGAGCCACATCTCTCTTCTGTGTCGAAAGATCCTGCACTAGTGCAGAGATTAAATAGTTTTGCTCCTTGTGGTGCCGCTGTGAAATGGCTTCAGGCGAGACAAATGAGCATTGCATCGATCGCCCTCAAAGCTGACGACGATGTCGTCAGGTTTTCTATTGGTAAACCCCCTGATGGACGCGGCTCctcaagaaaagagaagaagatgagatGGGCTAAGAAGTCGAGAAAGGCCAAATTGAATGAACTCAGATTATATCGGTTAAAGGCCAAGAAGAAGATTAATTCTCCAAATCCTGAAGTTAGGATAAGATATAAGCTAGAAAAG GCCAAGAGAAAGGAGGCCTGGTTAATTGAGAAGCTGAGGAAATATGATGTTCCGAAAGCACCAGTTGAAACCTATGATCCAGAAATTCTAACTGAGGAAGAGAAGCACTACTTAAAGCGCACCGGtgagaagaaaaggaattaTGTTCCCGTTGGAAGGCGAGGAGTATTTGGTGGGGTGGTTCTGAACATGCACCTCCATTGGAAGAAGCATGAAACTGTGAAGGTCATATGCAAACCTTGTAAGCCCGGACAGATCCATGAATATGCTGAAGAGCTTGCTCGACTTAGCAGAGGAATTGTGATTGACATAAAGCCCAATAATACTATAATTTTCTATCGTGGAAAAAACTATGTACAACCAGAAGTAATGTCCCCACCTGATACCTTATCTAAAGCTAAG GCCCTGGAGAAGTACAGATATGAGCAGTCCCTTGAACATACGAGTCAGTTCATTGAAAAGTTGGAGAAAGAATTGGAAGAGTACCATGAACACCTCGCTCGGTATAGGAAAGAGAAAGAACAGGCCGCTCCTGTTTCTGGGGTTAATAGTTGA